TCCATGGAGGTGAGCAGGATCTCGCCGGCCCCGAGCCGCTCGCACTCGGCGGCCCAGGCGACGGCGTCGATGCCGGTCGGCGTACGGCCGCCGTGGGTGTACACCTCCGAGCCGTTCGCGTCGCCGGGACGGCGGCGGGCGTCGATGGCGACGACGACGCATTGCGCGCCGAACTCGGTGGACAGCTCGGAGACGAGCTGCGGGCGGCCGACGGCCGCCGTGTTCACGCCGACCTTGTCGGCACCGGCCCGCAGGAGCCGGCGGGCGTCGTCGACGCTCCGGACCCCGCCGCCGACGGTGAGGGGGATGAACACCCGCTCGGCCGTCCGCCACACCACGTCGACCATGGTGGACCGGGCGTCCGAGGACGCCGTGATGTCGAGGAAGACGATCTCGTCGGCGCCCGCCTCGTCGTACCGGGCGGCCAGCTCGGCCGGGTCGCCGGCGTCACGGAGCTCGACGAAGCGGACGCCCTTCACGACCCGGCCGCCGTCCACGTCGAGGCAGGGGATGATCCTCAC
This is a stretch of genomic DNA from Acidimicrobiales bacterium. It encodes these proteins:
- the hisF gene encoding imidazole glycerol phosphate synthase subunit HisF, with the protein product MRIIPCLDVDGGRVVKGVRFVELRDAGDPAELAARYDEAGADEIVFLDITASSDARSTMVDVVWRTAERVFIPLTVGGGVRSVDDARRLLRAGADKVGVNTAAVGRPQLVSELSTEFGAQCVVVAIDARRRPGDANGSEVYTHGGRTPTGIDAVAWAAECERLGAGEILLTSMDRDGTRDGFDLEQLRAVVGACNVPVVASGGVGSLDHLVEGAVEGGADALLAASVFHFGDITVGQAKAHLAAAGVAVRPA